Proteins encoded together in one Hymenobacter monticola window:
- a CDS encoding pirin family protein, giving the protein MRTIKQRHRAINAPIADLVTYRALPTASVEYLDPFLFLNHHGPQVYPPRNRGLPFGPHPHRGFETVTFILEGDILHKDTGGHESVITAGGIQWMTAGRGLIHAEVSSEAFKQTGGPLEILQLWVNLPAKDKLVEPRYIGLQRDEIPVLTLPGGVVVHAVSGQWLGTAGAVQPLADVALAWLDLPADSQLTLPVAAPRTVFFYTVRGALRVNGTDTRARELLEFNHDGDELHLEATADAVLLLGHAAPFNEPMVSYGPFVMNTEAEIQQAYRDYQRGDFGVWNG; this is encoded by the coding sequence ATGCGCACCATCAAGCAGCGGCACCGGGCCATCAATGCGCCCATCGCCGACCTCGTGACTTACCGGGCGCTGCCCACGGCCTCGGTCGAGTACCTCGACCCGTTTCTGTTTCTCAACCACCACGGGCCGCAGGTGTACCCACCGCGCAACCGCGGGCTACCCTTCGGCCCGCACCCGCACCGGGGCTTCGAAACCGTCACATTTATCCTCGAAGGGGACATTTTGCACAAAGACACCGGCGGGCACGAAAGCGTAATTACCGCCGGCGGCATTCAGTGGATGACGGCCGGGCGCGGGCTGATTCACGCCGAGGTGTCGTCGGAGGCGTTCAAGCAAACCGGTGGGCCGCTCGAAATCCTGCAGCTCTGGGTGAACCTGCCGGCCAAAGACAAGCTGGTGGAGCCGCGCTACATCGGCCTGCAGCGCGACGAGATTCCGGTCCTGACGCTGCCGGGCGGCGTGGTGGTGCACGCCGTATCGGGCCAGTGGCTGGGCACCGCTGGCGCCGTGCAGCCACTGGCCGATGTGGCCCTGGCTTGGCTGGACCTGCCGGCCGACAGCCAGTTGACGCTGCCCGTGGCCGCGCCGCGCACGGTGTTCTTCTACACCGTGCGCGGCGCCCTGCGCGTGAACGGCACCGACACCCGCGCCCGGGAGCTGCTCGAATTCAACCACGACGGCGATGAGCTGCACCTAGAAGCCACCGCCGACGCCGTGCTGCTGCTGGGCCACGCCGCGCCCTTCAACGAGCCCATGGTGTCGTACGGACCGTTTGTGATGAACACCGAGGCCGAGATTCAGCAGGCTTACCGCGATTACCAGCGCGGCGATTTCGGCGTCTGGAACGGCTGA
- a CDS encoding Gfo/Idh/MocA family protein — protein sequence MLQENPYAPDVAETTPADTGCDTSRRQFINHAGLGLLAVGVAGALPAAAAEAANASDIALPPATGPLDIKLPPLEAPTDPKGAEPFNPDAPERRVGYAVVGLGHLTLNEILPAFGQCKHAKAVALVSGDPEKMRKVAQQYGIKPSSCYSYQTYDQLKDNPEVEVIYIVLPNSMHHEFTLRGAKAGKHILCEKPMANSAKECEEMIAACKKAGKKLMIAYRIQYEPLNRMAQKAVRDKTYGKPKLIQMVNNQNQAHDQQWRHKKALAGGGALPDIGLYCLNTTRFLLGEEPTEVSAQIYSTPGDDRFKEVEENVTFTMRFPSGVISQCMTGYGTFNNKSYMVHCEEGTIKMDPAFTYQGLHQERVHAPKGKQLKETPNDPMKDQFALEMDHMAECVRQNKTPYTPGEEGLQDQRIMEAIYQSAKENKPVKLPAVSKVDAFRGEAPKDEEA from the coding sequence ATGCTTCAGGAAAACCCTTACGCGCCCGACGTGGCCGAAACCACTCCGGCCGATACCGGCTGCGACACCTCGCGTCGGCAGTTCATCAACCACGCCGGCCTCGGCCTGCTGGCCGTGGGCGTGGCCGGCGCCCTGCCCGCCGCTGCGGCCGAAGCCGCCAACGCTTCTGACATAGCCCTGCCGCCCGCCACGGGTCCGCTCGACATCAAGCTGCCGCCTCTCGAAGCGCCCACCGACCCCAAGGGCGCCGAGCCCTTCAACCCCGACGCGCCCGAGCGGCGCGTGGGCTACGCCGTGGTGGGCCTGGGCCACCTCACCCTCAATGAAATATTGCCCGCATTCGGGCAGTGCAAGCACGCCAAGGCGGTGGCCCTGGTGAGCGGCGACCCGGAAAAAATGCGCAAAGTGGCCCAGCAGTACGGCATCAAGCCCAGCAGCTGCTACTCCTACCAGACCTACGACCAGCTTAAGGACAACCCCGAGGTGGAGGTGATTTACATCGTGCTGCCCAACTCCATGCACCACGAATTCACCCTGCGCGGGGCCAAGGCCGGCAAGCACATCCTCTGCGAAAAGCCCATGGCCAACAGCGCGAAGGAGTGCGAGGAAATGATTGCGGCCTGCAAAAAAGCCGGCAAAAAGCTCATGATTGCCTACCGCATTCAGTACGAGCCCCTGAACCGCATGGCCCAGAAGGCCGTGCGCGACAAAACTTACGGCAAGCCCAAGCTCATCCAGATGGTGAACAACCAGAACCAGGCCCACGACCAGCAGTGGCGCCACAAAAAGGCCCTGGCCGGCGGCGGCGCCCTGCCCGACATTGGCCTGTACTGCCTCAACACCACGCGCTTCCTGCTGGGCGAGGAGCCCACCGAAGTGTCGGCCCAGATTTACAGCACGCCGGGCGACGACCGGTTCAAGGAAGTGGAAGAGAACGTGACGTTTACCATGCGATTCCCGAGCGGCGTCATCTCGCAGTGCATGACGGGCTACGGCACGTTTAACAACAAGAGCTACATGGTGCACTGCGAAGAAGGCACCATCAAAATGGACCCGGCCTTCACCTACCAGGGCCTGCACCAGGAGCGCGTGCACGCCCCTAAAGGCAAGCAACTAAAGGAAACGCCCAACGACCCCATGAAAGACCAGTTTGCCCTCGAAATGGACCACATGGCCGAGTGCGTGCGCCAAAACAAAACCCCCTACACGCCCGGCGAAGAGGGCCTGCAGGACCAGCGCATCATGGAAGCCATCTACCAGTCGGCCAAGGAAAATAAACCGGTGAAATTGCCTGCGGTGAGCAAGGTCGATGCCTTCCGGGGCGAGGCACCGAAGGACGAGGAGGCATAG
- the lysA gene encoding diaminopimelate decarboxylase: MSDVNEALRAAADQFGTPLYVYNAATITRQYRKLTTAFAGHKTRFFYACKALSNVAVLRHVLGLGSGLDCVSINEVRLGLHVGFAPDEILFTPNSVTFEELVEAKNLGVNLNIDNISLLERFGATFGGSYPVCVRLNPHIEAGGNYKIQTGHIDSKFGISIHQMRHLERVVKGTGLHVRGLHMHTGSEIKDVGVFMRALEILFDAATRFPELEFLDLGSGFKVPYKPGDPETDVRALGEQVAAAFKSFEKEYGRELECWFEPGKYLVSESGFLLVSVAVVKQTTATVFAGVNSGFNHLIRPMFYDSYHHISNLTNPKGAERLYTVVGNICETDTFAWDRLLPEIHENDLLAFHNAGAYGFEMSSSFNSRTRPAEVLLDESGELRLIRKRQTFEDLLAGQVDTVAEEKVG; encoded by the coding sequence ATGTCTGATGTGAACGAGGCGCTGCGCGCCGCCGCCGACCAGTTCGGCACCCCGCTATACGTTTATAACGCGGCTACCATTACGCGCCAATACCGGAAGCTAACCACGGCTTTTGCGGGGCACAAAACGCGCTTTTTCTACGCCTGCAAGGCACTGAGCAACGTAGCCGTGCTGCGCCACGTCCTCGGCCTGGGCTCGGGGCTCGACTGCGTGAGCATCAACGAGGTGCGGCTGGGCCTGCACGTGGGGTTTGCGCCCGACGAGATTTTGTTTACGCCCAACAGCGTGACGTTTGAAGAGCTGGTGGAAGCCAAGAACCTGGGCGTCAACCTCAACATCGACAATATTTCGCTGCTGGAGCGGTTCGGGGCCACGTTTGGCGGCTCGTACCCGGTGTGCGTGCGCCTGAACCCCCACATCGAAGCCGGCGGCAACTACAAGATTCAAACCGGCCACATCGACTCCAAATTCGGCATCAGCATCCACCAGATGCGCCACCTGGAGCGCGTGGTGAAGGGCACCGGCCTGCACGTGCGCGGCCTGCACATGCACACGGGCTCCGAAATCAAGGACGTGGGCGTGTTCATGCGCGCCTTGGAAATCCTGTTCGATGCGGCCACGCGCTTCCCGGAGCTGGAGTTTCTGGATTTGGGCTCGGGCTTCAAAGTGCCCTACAAGCCCGGCGACCCCGAAACCGACGTCCGCGCGCTGGGCGAGCAGGTGGCCGCGGCCTTCAAATCCTTCGAGAAAGAATACGGCCGCGAGCTGGAATGCTGGTTTGAGCCGGGCAAGTACCTGGTGAGCGAAAGCGGCTTCCTGCTGGTGAGTGTGGCGGTGGTGAAGCAGACCACGGCCACCGTATTCGCGGGCGTGAATTCGGGCTTCAACCACCTGATTCGGCCCATGTTCTACGACAGCTACCACCACATCAGCAACCTGACCAACCCCAAGGGCGCCGAGCGGCTCTACACCGTGGTGGGCAACATCTGCGAAACCGACACCTTTGCCTGGGACCGGCTGCTGCCCGAAATCCACGAAAACGACCTGCTGGCCTTCCACAACGCCGGCGCCTACGGCTTCGAGATGAGCAGCAGCTTCAACTCGCGCACCCGGCCGGCCGAAGTGCTGCTGGACGAAAGCGGCGAACTGCGCCTGATTCGCAAGCGCCAGACGTTTGAGGACCTGCTGGCCGGGCAGGTGGACACTGTAGCCGAGGAAAAGGTCGGCTAA
- a CDS encoding DinB family protein, with protein sequence MSTSTPLEVWLRGPVAGVPPLLQPVAHALLQARDELTAAMQNFPPELVNERPAGVASVGFHLQHLAGVLDRLLTYARQETLTAQQFAAFNAEVPPLVVAKDTVEKLVQDFSNTVDKAMTQLKATDEATLTEVRGVGRAQVPSTHLGLLFHAAEHTTRHLGQLLVTAQWVRNK encoded by the coding sequence ATGTCTACTTCCACACCCCTCGAAGTCTGGCTGCGCGGCCCCGTTGCCGGCGTGCCGCCGCTGCTGCAACCCGTGGCCCACGCTCTGCTGCAAGCCCGCGACGAGCTAACCGCCGCCATGCAGAATTTCCCACCTGAGCTCGTGAACGAGCGGCCGGCCGGTGTGGCTTCCGTGGGCTTCCACCTGCAGCACCTGGCCGGTGTGCTCGACCGCCTGCTTACCTACGCCCGGCAGGAAACCCTCACAGCGCAGCAGTTCGCCGCTTTCAATGCCGAAGTCCCGCCGTTGGTTGTTGCTAAGGATACTGTTGAAAAACTGGTGCAGGATTTCAGCAACACGGTGGATAAAGCCATGACGCAGCTTAAAGCCACCGACGAGGCTACCCTCACCGAAGTGCGTGGCGTGGGCCGGGCGCAGGTGCCTTCTACGCACCTGGGGCTGCTTTTTCATGCGGCCGAGCACACCACCCGCCACCTGGGCCAATTGCTGGTGACGGCCCAGTGGGTGCGGAATAAGTAG
- a CDS encoding SpoIIAA family protein — MAAATRSLYFENSHGRIWEEPAGYVRLEYHAGPRETVQFRALLTHAAQAMSRRRWSGMLVDQRNMAPFSPAEQDWMTSEWLPRAVQEHGYRRGAVLVAHNVFARLAMNQFVMASRGLPHTYRTFEAEAEAVAWLAAPSN; from the coding sequence ATGGCCGCTGCTACCCGTTCCCTTTATTTCGAAAACAGCCACGGGCGCATCTGGGAGGAGCCGGCCGGCTACGTGCGGCTGGAATACCACGCCGGCCCGCGCGAAACCGTGCAGTTTCGGGCCCTGCTCACGCACGCCGCCCAGGCCATGAGCCGCCGTCGCTGGAGCGGTATGCTGGTCGACCAGCGCAACATGGCGCCCTTCAGCCCCGCCGAGCAGGACTGGATGACCAGCGAGTGGCTGCCCCGCGCCGTGCAGGAGCACGGCTACCGCCGCGGCGCCGTGCTCGTGGCCCACAACGTGTTTGCCCGCCTGGCCATGAATCAATTTGTGATGGCCTCGCGCGGCCTGCCGCACACCTACCGCACCTTTGAGGCCGAAGCCGAAGCGGTGGCATGGTTGGCCGCGCCCAGCAATTAG